The Desulfovibrio sp. TomC genomic interval CAGCACGGCGTCGGTCTGGCGCACGCTTTCCTTGAGCTCCCGGGACTGGCCGCGCAGATCCTTGCCCTTGCCGCGAAGGGCCGCGAAAAATTCCCGCAGCCCGGCCAGGGACTGGCCGCTCCCGGACGTGGCCACCAGCAGCGTCGGCCGGGCCGGGGGATGCGCGGCCAATTGCCGGGCCAGACGCACCAAGACGGCCACCGAGGCGGCCTCGTCTGCACCAGGAGCCTGCCCCGGGGCATAGGCAGCGGTATCGTAGGGGGCGTCCACCACCACCAGTTGGCCGGCCTGGGCCGGATCGGTCCCCGGAATGAGGAGATGGACGTTTTGCCCCACCACCGGCTCCCAGGCCGCCCTGGCGGTCAGGGCGGCGGTCTGGCCGTCCGTCTCACCGCGCAGGGTCCGATAGTCGCCAAATAGCTGGGCCGCTTCTCCGGCCGTGATCCGAAAGCGGGGAAACCGGATCGGGGTCAGCTCGAACTTGTCGCGGAAAACGCTGTTATCGGCCGGTTGCCCGGCCGGGCTGTCGTCCACATAGACCAGGGCCTTGGCCCCGAGCTGGGCTGCGCCCTGCCAGTTGCGTCCGCTTTTCAGGTCCATAAGGACGATGGCGTCCTTGACGGCGCTCCCATCGAAATCCCGGTAGTTCCCCGGACCGGCATAGACCACCGGGCCGGTCAGTCCGCCCGGGGGGACCGAGCCCGGCGTAAAGGCATTGAGCGCCAGGGGGGTCAGGGTCGCCGCTGCGCCGCCAGGTACGGACAGGGCGGCCCGGCCTTGGACCATGGCCGGGGCGCGGTAGGAGAGCCGCCCGACTTCACCCAGATTCAGGCTTCTGAAAAAGGCTTCCAGGGCATCGGCCACCGCCCGGCTGCCCGGAGTGCCCAGAGAACGGTCGCCCAGGCCGGCCAGGGCGTCGATGACAGCCTTGTCCAGGTCGGCGTCGGCCGCAGTCAGCCAGGTCTCGGCCAGGGCAGCGCCCTGGGAGGAGGCAGCCTCGGCTTTCCTGGCCCGCTTGGCCGCAGCCGGGCCAGCGGTCAGCAGTCCCAGCCACGCGACAACCAGGAGGACAAGGCACACAGCGGCCGGGCCAGGCTCGGCCCGGCAGGGAGGAGAGGGGCTGGCGCGGCATCCGAACTCAGTCCTCCCGGGTTCCGATGCCGCCGACGGTGATATTGAGCTGGTCGCGCTCTTCGATCTTGTCGATGCGACCGTCCCGAATCCAGACCACCCGATCGGAGACATTGAGCATTTTATAGTCGTGGGTGGCGGAGATGACGGTGACGCCGCGATCGGAACTCAGGCGTTTTAACAGCGTGATAATCTCTTCGCCGGTGGTCAGGTCCAGGTTGCCGGTGGGTTCGTCGGCCAGGATAATGGCCGGGGTATTGGCCAGGGACCGGGCTATGGCCACCCGCTGCTGCTGGCCGCCGGAGAGTTCCTGGGGACGGTGGGCGTGGCGCTCGCGCAGGCCGACCAGACCAAGGAGTTCCAGGCCCTTTTCCGTGGCCTCGTCCTGGGAGGCGCCGGCAAAGGTCATGGGCAACGTGACGTTCTCCAGGGCGGTCATCACCTGGATAAGGTTAAATGTCTGGAAAATATAGCCTATTTTTCGGTTTCGCAGCCAGGCCAGCTCGTAGGCGTCGAGCTGGGCAATATCCACTTCGTCAATAAAGACCTTGCCGGTGGACGGCTTGTCCAGGCCGCCGATCATGTTAAACAGCGTGGATTTGCCCGACCCCGACGGTCCCATGATGGAAAGATATTCCCCGGCCTTGATGGTCAGGTCCACGCCGCGAAGGGCCTGGACCACTTGCGTGCCCATGGTAAACGTCCTGGCCACGCCGGCCACCCGGACGATATTGTGCGCCTCGGCCATAGTCCCCCGCTTCTTCCTTAGCCCGCCCGGCGGGTCATTCCTGGGCCCGCATGGCTTCCACCGGCCGCATTCTGGCGGCGACCACCGCCGGATAGACCACGCCAAGGAGGCTCAAGCCGGCCCCGACCGCAATGGACAGAGCGAGCGTCGCGCCAAGATCGATCATGGAAAGATTGGTCGCGGCGGCAAAGCCGAACCGCAAAAGCCCGACGAGCACCCCGACGAGCACCCCCAACACTCCGCCAATAAAGGACCCGGCCAAGCCCTGCATGCCGGCTTCCAGCAAAAAAAGCCGCAGAATAAAACGATCAAGCGCCCCCAGGCATTTCATGGTGCCGATTTCACGAAAGCGCTCGGTAACGGCCATCAGCTGGGCATTGACGATGCCGACGGTGCATACGAGCAACGACAGGATGACGATCCAGCGCTCCTTGGGACTGGTTTGCAGGCGGGCGGCCTCAGCGGCAACGGAGACGGCGGCCGACGGCAAGGCCGGCAGATCGTAGCCGGCATCAACCAGGGCGGTGCGGAGTTGCGGGTTGCCGGAACGCAACAAACCCACGGCCACGTCCGAGCCGGTGAGGATGAAACTCAAAAAGGCCACGGCCAATACCAGACTGGCCACGGTGATCAGGGACCGAAAAAACCGGACCTGAATACTTTTAATACTGATTTCCAGGGACTTGCGAAAGGGCAGGACCACCTGCCTGGCTACTTTGGGCGACCGGCCCGCTTTCGGTGCAATCGCGCCGTCTGGCTGCGCCATGCGTCCACCCAATTCCGGCCGCTTCGGGCCGAAGTCTGCATTGTTGCCCGGCCAGGGCATCGCAACAACCGAACCACAGGGATGCTGCCGCCGGACGTCGCCCTGATCCCTCCCGCAACAGCCGCTCTCTCATCCGGGTGACACTTCACCTCTTGAACCGAGAGAGGAAGAGGGCCAGTCACCCGGGAGGGGTTCATCTGTTGTGACAGAAACCCCCCTCCTTGCCAAGGCAGGGGCGGGTCCGGACGGTGACGGTCTGCTTATTTTTTCGGGCGGCGTTTGGGGATTTCAATGCCGTATTTCTGAATCTTGTAATTCAGTGCCCGGCGGCTGACGCCCAGAAGCGGCGCGGCTTCCTTCTGCACCCAGCCCGACTGTTCCAGGGCGCGCACGATGGCGGCCTTTTCGCTCTGATCCAGGGACATGTTGTCGGCCGAGCGATCGGGTCCCTTGCCGGCCAGGGGGAGCTGCAGATCCTGGGGGGCCAGCACGCTGTCGGTACAAAGGACCACCCCGGCCTCCAGGGCGTTTCGCAGCTGGCGGACGTTGCCGGGCCAGGGATAGGCGGTCAGATAGGCCATGGTCTCGTCCGGCACGGTCACCGGCGGCATTCCCTGGGCGGCGCAGAACTGGCGGGTGAAATGCTCGGCCAAAATGGGAATGTCCTCACGGCGCTCACGCAGAGGCGGCACGTTGATCGTCACCACCTTGAGGCGATAGAGCAGGTCTTCCCGGAAAATGCCCGCAGCCACCTGCTCGAAGATGTCGGCGTTGGTGGCGGCAATGACCCGGCAGTCGACCTGGATTTCGCGTACGTCGCCAATACGCCGGATCTTGTGGTTTTCCAGGACGCGCAGGAGACGAATCTGCATCTCCGTTGAAATATTGCCGATCTCGTCAAGGAAAAGGGTACCCAGGTTGGCCTGTTCAATCAGGCCCTTTTTGTCTTTGACCGCATGGGTGAACGAGCCCTTGACGTGGCCAAAGAGCTCGGATTCGAGCAGGCCGGCCGGGGTCGAACCGCAGTCCACGGTGACCAACGGACCGTTCTTGCGGGCACTGCGGCGGTGGATCAGGTTGGCCACCAGCTCCTTGCCGGTGCCGGATTCGCCAAGGACCAGGACATTGACGTCGCGCGGGGCCACCCGCTCGATCATGGCGGCCAGATCGCGCATGGCCGGACTGGTGCCGACCAGACCGGTCTCGCCGAGTTGCTCGGCCCGGGCGGCGTCAAGACCGGCCGCCTTGGCAAAAACCTCGGTCACCCGGGTCAACAGCTCCTGCCCGTCAAAAGGCTTGGTCAGGTAATCCACGGCCCCGTGCTTGATGGCGAACACTGCCCCGGGGATGCTGCCATGGGCGGTTAAAAAGATGATGGGCAGCTTGATGTTGCGCTTTTCCATCTCTTCAAGCATCCGCATCCCGTCCATGCCGGGCATCCGAATGTCGGAAATGACCAGGCGCACGGCCTTGCGCGACAACACGTCCAGGGCCTCCAGGCCGTCGGTGGCCGTAATGACGTCATAGCCGGCCGAGACGAGGCGCACCTCCAGGACTTCCAGGATGTGCGGGTCGTCATCGACAACGAGGACGGTCTTGCGGGTCTGCTGCGCGCCTATGCTCATGGGTGCTTCTGGGCGGCCGGCCGTGGCCGGACCGGATCAGTAATTGCTGAGACCCTTTTTCTTTTCCTGGATCTGCTGGTGGATGGACTCCAGAGCCTTGACCTGCTGTTGCAGACTTTTTCGCACCTGCTCCTCGCGCTCGACGAGTTTCTTGCCGCACTCACGTTCCAGGGCCGCCTTTTGCTCCTTAAGGACAAAGGCCGGCTTGAACGATTTGACGACGCCAAGCAGGAACCGGGCATCCTCGCCGCTGCCGCCGGGCGGGGATTTCTTGGCCCAGGCGTCGAGCATGTCCAGGGCGGCGGAAACCTCGGCATCGCTGCCGGCCTGGGAGAGCTTGACGGCAGCCATGGCAAACAGGGCTCTTTGACGGACGTCCTGGGCGGTTTCAACCGCTGCGGCCTCGCGCCACAGCGTCATTGCCCGCTTGACCTCGCCGGATTCGTAGGCGCGAAGCCCCTGGTCGTAGGCCGTCTCCCGCTCGATTTTGCAAATGATCACTTCCTTGGACGGCGCGGGCGGCGGCGCGGGCGCAACCACCGGCGCCGGGACCGGTTCGTGCCGGGCGCAACCAAGCGCCAAAACCAAGGACAGCCCGCAGCATATGCGGGCAGCGGTCGTGCCTATACGGTGCAAAACACATCGGGCCATACTACGCTCTTGCCCCATCCACTGGAATTGTAAAGTAGAAAGTACAGCCCTTGCCGGGCAGACTGGACAGCCAGATATTGCCGCCGTGGGCCTCGACGATGGTCTTGGCGATATTGAGGCCA includes:
- a CDS encoding sigma-54-dependent transcriptional regulator; this translates as MSIGAQQTRKTVLVVDDDPHILEVLEVRLVSAGYDVITATDGLEALDVLSRKAVRLVISDIRMPGMDGMRMLEEMEKRNIKLPIIFLTAHGSIPGAVFAIKHGAVDYLTKPFDGQELLTRVTEVFAKAAGLDAARAEQLGETGLVGTSPAMRDLAAMIERVAPRDVNVLVLGESGTGKELVANLIHRRSARKNGPLVTVDCGSTPAGLLESELFGHVKGSFTHAVKDKKGLIEQANLGTLFLDEIGNISTEMQIRLLRVLENHKIRRIGDVREIQVDCRVIAATNADIFEQVAAGIFREDLLYRLKVVTINVPPLRERREDIPILAEHFTRQFCAAQGMPPVTVPDETMAYLTAYPWPGNVRQLRNALEAGVVLCTDSVLAPQDLQLPLAGKGPDRSADNMSLDQSEKAAIVRALEQSGWVQKEAAPLLGVSRRALNYKIQKYGIEIPKRRPKK
- a CDS encoding ABC transporter ATP-binding protein, producing the protein MAEAHNIVRVAGVARTFTMGTQVVQALRGVDLTIKAGEYLSIMGPSGSGKSTLFNMIGGLDKPSTGKVFIDEVDIAQLDAYELAWLRNRKIGYIFQTFNLIQVMTALENVTLPMTFAGASQDEATEKGLELLGLVGLRERHAHRPQELSGGQQQRVAIARSLANTPAIILADEPTGNLDLTTGEEIITLLKRLSSDRGVTVISATHDYKMLNVSDRVVWIRDGRIDKIEERDQLNITVGGIGTRED
- a CDS encoding ABC transporter permease, with the protein product MAQPDGAIAPKAGRSPKVARQVVLPFRKSLEISIKSIQVRFFRSLITVASLVLAVAFLSFILTGSDVAVGLLRSGNPQLRTALVDAGYDLPALPSAAVSVAAEAARLQTSPKERWIVILSLLVCTVGIVNAQLMAVTERFREIGTMKCLGALDRFILRLFLLEAGMQGLAGSFIGGVLGVLVGVLVGLLRFGFAAATNLSMIDLGATLALSIAVGAGLSLLGVVYPAVVAARMRPVEAMRAQE